In Oryctolagus cuniculus chromosome X, mOryCun1.1, whole genome shotgun sequence, a single window of DNA contains:
- the LOC103351872 gene encoding uncharacterized protein CXorf49 homolog isoform X1 has protein sequence MSSHSKVSGVSEGIDPKSEEQASPSGLGALRAPELGLDLGLSGNGEGQGQGQGQGQGQGQGQGLGQGQGQGQGQGLGLGQGQGGGEGRPSGGERRPASPQSPKWQLELDSGCESESELEMSQVGAVVLRGFQAQPSIPASNEEGAVGFTAQFAESYAAIVQPLSHMGAGALRKSPGIGRSAAEAAAISAPVEAGPSGRGPLSCEESLQACASSHHMSAPREGRAQEHSKKRDGNHNMSGSTSVQSACEEGAVGLPSDSESSDEQEEIQPMRVSIQFKRGGQAKGSSMEVPGQNPRTVTAHCREKFPHTSGPLLTSAPRHLNWAVERQAVGEPGPSSKKMQSVLSGRGVGRPSHISVTAAAAAAAATTTTTTTTTATGAGGLLLGTPRRKPLQEKRSLGVASEVVLGITFAPWGHRQSATPVEPAVLPPVSGISLLEKPSTSSPLPWGSKQSKQGGAGKKPGAKSKSQTVAGRDHGPYRDPMAQLPARRPGVPSRYMHHGELSSGSSHTRDHQIPEHGPLLSLNQAGVTPRGPAFPGESGDQEPPVRPRRPAVQQLPRGIEGCPRCVVLENEAENLREKLAIMRSLAEKFQNL, from the exons ATGAGCTCCCACAGTAAGGTGTCTGGGGTTAGCGAAGGTATCGACCCCAAGAGCGAGGAGCAGGCCAGCCCCAGCGGCCTGGGAGCCCTTCGGGCACCTGAACTAGGCTTGGATTTGGGGCTGTCGGGGAACggcgagggccagggccagggccagggtcagggccagggccagggccagggccagggcctgggtcagggccagggccagggccagggccagggcctgggcctgggccagggccagggtggaGGAGAGGGTAGGCCCAGTGGAGGAGAGCGTAGGCCCGCAAGCCCGCAGTCCCCCAAGTGGCAGTTGGAGTTGGACTCCGGGTGTGAGTCCGAGTCCGAGCTGGAAATGAGCCAGGTGGGGGCAGTGGTGCTTCGTGGCTTCCAGGCCCAGCCTTCCATACCCGCCTCTAATGAAGAGGGTGCTGTGGGTTTCACGGCCCAGTTTGCTGAGTCCTATGCAGCCATAGTGCAGCCACTGagccacatgggtgccggggccttGCGTAAATCCCCAGGTATAGGAAGGAGCGCCGCGGAGGCGGCCGCCATTTCGGCACCTGTCGAGGCAGGCCCCAGCGGTAGAGGCCCACTGAGCTGTGAGGAATCACTGCAGGCTTGTGCTTCCTCTCATCACATGAGTGCTCCCAGGGAAGGCCGGGCCCAGGAACACAGTAAGAAAAGAGATGGCAATCATAACATGAGTGGCAGTACTAGTGTCCAGAGCGCCTGCGAGGAAGGTGCAGTGGGGCTGCCTTCCGACTCTGAGTCCTCAGATGAGCAGGAGGAGATACAGCCCATGAGGGTGAGCATTCAGTTTAAAAGAGGAGGTCAGGCCAAGGGCAGCAGTATGGAGgtcccgggacagaatccaaggACTGTGACTGCCCACTGCAGGGAGAAATTTCCACACACGTCAGGGCCTCTCCTGACCTCTGCTCCCCGCCATCTCAATTGGGCCGTGGAAAGACAGGCAGTGGGAGAGCCGGGACCCTCTTCCAAAAAAATGCAAAGTGTGCTCTCTGGGAGGGGAGTGGGCAGGCCCAGCCACATAAGTGTTActgccgccgctgctgccgccgccgccaccaccaccaccaccactaccaccactgcTACTGGTGCAGGGGGCCTGCTCCTGGGCACTCCTAGGAGGAAGCCCCTCCAGGAGAAGAGATCCCTAGGTGTTGCCTCCGAAGTTGTCCTGGGGATAACCTTTGCTCCATGggggcacaggcagtcagcaACGCCTGTGGAACCAGCCGTCCTTCCTCCAGTCTCTGGTATTTCACTGCTTGAAAAGCCTAGCACATCTTCCCCACTCCCTTGGGGATCCAAACAGTCCAAACAAGGTGGAGCTGGGAAGAAACCCGGGGCCAAGAGCAAGTCCCAGACTGTGGCCGGTAGAGATCACGGCCCATACAGAGACCCAATGGCCCAA CTTCCAGCACGCAGGCCTGGGGTACCTTCTCGGTACATGCATCATGGAGAACTCAGCAGTGGGAGCTCCCACACACGAGATCACCAAATTCCAGAACATGGACCACTTTTGTCCCTCAACCAGGCTGGAGTCACCCCCAGGGGCCCTGCATTCCCTGGTGAGTCTG GAGACCAGGAGCCACCTGTCCGTCCTCGGAGACCAGCAGTGCAGCAGTTACCACGCGGAATCGAGGGCTGTCCTCGG TGTGTCGTGCTAGAGAATGAAGCGGAGAACCTTAGAGAGAAGCTAG CGATCATGCGATCTCTGGCCGAGAAGTTCCAGAACCTGTGA
- the LOC103351872 gene encoding uncharacterized protein CXorf49 homolog isoform X2, which yields MSSHSKVSGVSEGIDPKSEEQASPSGLGALRAPELGLDLGLSGNGEGQGQGQGQGQGQGQGQGLGQGQGQGQGQGLGLGQGQGGGEGRPSGGERRPASPQSPKWQLELDSGCESESELEMSQVGAVVLRGFQAQPSIPASNEEGAVGFTAQFAESYAAIVQPLSHMGAGALRKSPGIGRSAAEAAAISAPVEAGPSGRGPLSCEESLQACASSHHMSAPREGRAQEHSKKRDGNHNMSGSTSVQSACEEGAVGLPSDSESSDEQEEIQPMRVSIQFKRGGQAKGSSMEVPGQNPRTVTAHCREKFPHTSGPLLTSAPRHLNWAVERQAVGEPGPSSKKMQSVLSGRGVGRPSHISVTAAAAAAAATTTTTTTTTATGAGGLLLGTPRRKPLQEKRSLGVASEVVLGITFAPWGHRQSATPVEPAVLPPVSGISLLEKPSTSSPLPWGSKQSKQGGAGKKPGAKSKSQTVAGRDHGPYRDPMAQLPARRPGVPSRYMHHGELSSGSSHTRDHQIPEHGPLLSLNQAGVTPRGPAFPGDQEPPVRPRRPAVQQLPRGIEGCPRCVVLENEAENLREKLAIMRSLAEKFQNL from the exons ATGAGCTCCCACAGTAAGGTGTCTGGGGTTAGCGAAGGTATCGACCCCAAGAGCGAGGAGCAGGCCAGCCCCAGCGGCCTGGGAGCCCTTCGGGCACCTGAACTAGGCTTGGATTTGGGGCTGTCGGGGAACggcgagggccagggccagggccagggtcagggccagggccagggccagggccagggcctgggtcagggccagggccagggccagggccagggcctgggcctgggccagggccagggtggaGGAGAGGGTAGGCCCAGTGGAGGAGAGCGTAGGCCCGCAAGCCCGCAGTCCCCCAAGTGGCAGTTGGAGTTGGACTCCGGGTGTGAGTCCGAGTCCGAGCTGGAAATGAGCCAGGTGGGGGCAGTGGTGCTTCGTGGCTTCCAGGCCCAGCCTTCCATACCCGCCTCTAATGAAGAGGGTGCTGTGGGTTTCACGGCCCAGTTTGCTGAGTCCTATGCAGCCATAGTGCAGCCACTGagccacatgggtgccggggccttGCGTAAATCCCCAGGTATAGGAAGGAGCGCCGCGGAGGCGGCCGCCATTTCGGCACCTGTCGAGGCAGGCCCCAGCGGTAGAGGCCCACTGAGCTGTGAGGAATCACTGCAGGCTTGTGCTTCCTCTCATCACATGAGTGCTCCCAGGGAAGGCCGGGCCCAGGAACACAGTAAGAAAAGAGATGGCAATCATAACATGAGTGGCAGTACTAGTGTCCAGAGCGCCTGCGAGGAAGGTGCAGTGGGGCTGCCTTCCGACTCTGAGTCCTCAGATGAGCAGGAGGAGATACAGCCCATGAGGGTGAGCATTCAGTTTAAAAGAGGAGGTCAGGCCAAGGGCAGCAGTATGGAGgtcccgggacagaatccaaggACTGTGACTGCCCACTGCAGGGAGAAATTTCCACACACGTCAGGGCCTCTCCTGACCTCTGCTCCCCGCCATCTCAATTGGGCCGTGGAAAGACAGGCAGTGGGAGAGCCGGGACCCTCTTCCAAAAAAATGCAAAGTGTGCTCTCTGGGAGGGGAGTGGGCAGGCCCAGCCACATAAGTGTTActgccgccgctgctgccgccgccgccaccaccaccaccaccactaccaccactgcTACTGGTGCAGGGGGCCTGCTCCTGGGCACTCCTAGGAGGAAGCCCCTCCAGGAGAAGAGATCCCTAGGTGTTGCCTCCGAAGTTGTCCTGGGGATAACCTTTGCTCCATGggggcacaggcagtcagcaACGCCTGTGGAACCAGCCGTCCTTCCTCCAGTCTCTGGTATTTCACTGCTTGAAAAGCCTAGCACATCTTCCCCACTCCCTTGGGGATCCAAACAGTCCAAACAAGGTGGAGCTGGGAAGAAACCCGGGGCCAAGAGCAAGTCCCAGACTGTGGCCGGTAGAGATCACGGCCCATACAGAGACCCAATGGCCCAA CTTCCAGCACGCAGGCCTGGGGTACCTTCTCGGTACATGCATCATGGAGAACTCAGCAGTGGGAGCTCCCACACACGAGATCACCAAATTCCAGAACATGGACCACTTTTGTCCCTCAACCAGGCTGGAGTCACCCCCAGGGGCCCTGCATTCCCTG GAGACCAGGAGCCACCTGTCCGTCCTCGGAGACCAGCAGTGCAGCAGTTACCACGCGGAATCGAGGGCTGTCCTCGG TGTGTCGTGCTAGAGAATGAAGCGGAGAACCTTAGAGAGAAGCTAG CGATCATGCGATCTCTGGCCGAGAAGTTCCAGAACCTGTGA